The following proteins are encoded in a genomic region of Leptospira ryugenii:
- a CDS encoding helix-turn-helix domain-containing protein, translated as MNEYQIITANLSLVSLSISFFLSLSLFYSRKQSKPSGYLAALILIFSFIFLLRFSVSIKAVSAIYLPIFVFPSLYSIGPILFFYTRSTLFFQEAQKKESQVYAVPIGIVFCAFLFLFFRYEEFKNLESIILQTGIVGKSSSIILIFANIYTSYFCFLSFRLIKLYAEESVFQLGNDELERLIWLRSFIGLISTCVILYLVLLILGLFSIVLVPVSPVEGLVQLILVYLALFYVIRKPNLMGIHLEDTKRIEATALLSQEVSPSKYQKQALTTDQRQKIKNKLETFMSEEEAFLEEEISIQSLADRLQIPQHHLSMTINIEFSQNFFQWINQYRIERAKQLLVQPEAKFKNVLNIGLEAGFQSKAAFNKAFKKTTGQTPTEFRNSHHSS; from the coding sequence ATGAATGAATACCAAATCATTACCGCAAATCTTTCTCTCGTTAGCCTAAGTATTTCCTTCTTTCTTTCCCTTTCGCTTTTTTATTCCAGAAAACAATCCAAACCTTCTGGCTATCTTGCCGCATTAATCCTGATCTTTTCATTTATCTTTTTACTCCGATTTTCTGTTAGTATCAAAGCTGTATCTGCTATCTACTTACCTATATTTGTCTTTCCAAGTTTGTATTCGATTGGGCCAATTTTATTTTTTTATACGAGATCCACTCTCTTCTTCCAAGAAGCACAAAAAAAGGAATCTCAGGTGTATGCGGTTCCAATCGGAATTGTCTTTTGTGCTTTTTTATTTTTGTTTTTTAGATACGAGGAGTTTAAGAATTTAGAAAGTATCATTTTGCAAACTGGAATCGTGGGTAAGTCTTCCTCTATTATATTAATTTTTGCTAATATTTATACTTCTTATTTTTGTTTTTTATCCTTTCGTTTGATCAAATTGTACGCCGAGGAATCAGTCTTTCAATTGGGAAATGATGAACTCGAGAGATTAATCTGGCTTCGTAGTTTCATTGGACTGATCAGCACTTGTGTGATTTTATATTTGGTACTCCTTATCCTCGGACTTTTTTCTATAGTTTTGGTTCCTGTCTCTCCTGTAGAAGGTTTGGTTCAATTGATCTTGGTATATTTAGCTCTCTTTTACGTGATCCGAAAACCAAATCTTATGGGGATTCATTTGGAAGATACAAAACGTATCGAAGCTACCGCATTGCTTTCCCAGGAGGTGTCTCCTTCCAAATACCAAAAACAGGCTCTCACTACGGACCAAAGACAAAAAATTAAAAACAAATTAGAAACATTTATGAGTGAAGAGGAAGCTTTTTTGGAGGAAGAAATATCCATTCAGAGCTTGGCAGATCGGCTCCAAATCCCACAACACCACCTTTCTATGACGATCAATATAGAATTTTCGCAGAACTTTTTCCAATGGATCAACCAATATAGAATTGAACGAGCCAAACAATTATTGGTACAACCAGAGGCGAAGTTTAAAAATGTTTTAAATATAGGTTTGGAAGCTGGATTTCAATCGAAAGCCGCATTCAATAAAGCATTTAAGAAGACAACCGGCCAAACTCCCACTGAATTTCGAAATTCGCACCATTCCAGTTAA
- a CDS encoding putative bifunctional diguanylate cyclase/phosphodiesterase, giving the protein MRNDDSFGETLKPSSTLVEQFPDTFQVFDWDGKFISVTKKFSRLVEYSEIEILGKSLTEFLPEENREIVSEALNDLKLRKAITSFETRMLTKNGEEVLLMWLALPFVDQKLILAIDRDITIQRDISYEFMLQQQKYKSIFDNIPMGIAITDEKGRIIETNKTARTYFDIKDGEALNRSLNLRRYTLIQPNGNKVYPRKSSLMKALKKREIIRDMELGLIKKNSILWFEILATPIPIDGFGLAVAFVDITKRKAAEEKIAYMAFFDQLTNLPNRNSLIDKLSPIFEEARRHGNMVGILVLDLDNFKFFNESRGHDFGDRILKLVAYRIRESIRNYDLMSRQGGDEFTIALPDLNDEKEAAVIAESILDAMKHPFYLENENIFVNVSIGIAIYPNDGKDPSTLIKNADSALHLAKQQGKSCYVFFKEELQRFVVERMDLENKLRMALAENQFSLVFQPKIDIRSHLPVGVEALIRWNLPSRGNVPPDVFIPIAEETGMILPIGEWVLQQAIQTLNDWFHKGIKNISMAVNISTKQFKHEKLIYLIQKNLSESKIDPKLLEIEITESSLMENAELAVHTLNQIRQLGVSIAIDDFGTGYSSLGYLRKFPISCLKIDRSFISEITTDKDSDTIVHAVSNLAKNLGMNVVAEGAETVEQVQLLIASGIHSIQGFYFSRPLPADECLQFLKQKLGISD; this is encoded by the coding sequence ATGCGGAATGATGATTCTTTTGGCGAAACTTTAAAACCATCTTCGACACTTGTCGAACAATTTCCAGATACCTTTCAAGTCTTTGATTGGGATGGAAAGTTTATTTCCGTTACCAAAAAATTCTCTCGCTTAGTAGAATATTCTGAAATTGAAATATTAGGTAAGTCCCTTACCGAGTTTCTCCCAGAAGAAAATCGAGAGATTGTTTCTGAAGCATTAAATGATCTAAAACTTCGTAAGGCCATTACAAGCTTTGAAACTAGAATGTTGACCAAAAATGGGGAAGAAGTGCTATTGATGTGGCTAGCTCTTCCTTTTGTGGACCAAAAATTAATACTGGCGATTGACCGCGACATTACCATTCAGAGAGATATCTCGTATGAGTTTATGTTACAACAGCAGAAATACAAATCTATCTTTGACAATATCCCAATGGGTATCGCCATTACGGATGAAAAAGGCAGAATCATTGAAACAAATAAAACCGCAAGAACTTACTTTGATATAAAAGATGGAGAAGCACTCAATCGCTCTCTCAACTTAAGAAGATATACTCTCATCCAACCAAATGGAAACAAAGTGTATCCTAGAAAATCAAGTTTGATGAAAGCCCTTAAAAAAAGAGAAATCATTCGAGACATGGAATTGGGTTTAATCAAAAAAAATTCCATCCTCTGGTTTGAGATACTTGCGACACCTATTCCTATTGATGGTTTTGGTCTTGCAGTTGCATTTGTTGACATTACAAAAAGAAAGGCGGCCGAAGAAAAAATTGCCTACATGGCATTTTTTGACCAACTAACCAATTTACCCAATCGAAACTCTCTCATCGACAAATTATCTCCAATCTTTGAAGAAGCACGACGGCATGGAAACATGGTTGGCATTTTAGTTTTGGATTTAGATAATTTCAAATTTTTTAATGAATCAAGAGGACATGATTTTGGTGACCGTATACTTAAATTGGTTGCCTACCGGATAAGAGAGAGCATTCGAAATTATGATTTGATGTCAAGACAAGGAGGAGATGAATTTACGATAGCTCTTCCTGATCTAAACGACGAGAAGGAAGCTGCAGTCATAGCTGAGAGTATATTGGATGCAATGAAACATCCTTTTTATCTAGAGAATGAGAATATATTTGTGAATGTTTCGATCGGCATTGCCATCTATCCCAATGACGGAAAGGATCCTTCCACACTAATCAAAAATGCGGACAGTGCTCTCCACTTAGCAAAACAACAAGGTAAAAGTTGTTATGTTTTCTTTAAGGAGGAGTTGCAAAGATTCGTGGTTGAACGAATGGACCTAGAAAACAAACTACGAATGGCACTTGCAGAAAACCAATTCAGCCTCGTCTTTCAACCGAAGATTGATATCCGATCGCATCTTCCTGTAGGTGTCGAAGCACTTATCCGATGGAATCTCCCGTCCCGTGGCAACGTTCCACCAGATGTTTTCATTCCCATCGCGGAAGAAACCGGTATGATCCTGCCGATTGGTGAGTGGGTATTGCAGCAAGCGATCCAAACATTAAATGACTGGTTTCACAAAGGCATCAAAAATATTTCCATGGCTGTGAATATTTCAACAAAACAGTTCAAGCATGAAAAATTGATCTATTTGATACAAAAAAATCTATCCGAATCTAAGATAGACCCAAAACTCTTGGAAATTGAAATTACGGAAAGTTCTCTTATGGAGAATGCAGAACTCGCAGTTCACACCTTAAACCAGATCCGTCAATTGGGAGTTAGCATTGCCATTGATGATTTTGGAACTGGCTATAGTTCTCTTGGTTACCTCCGCAAATTTCCTATCTCTTGCCTTAAGATAGATCGATCCTTTATTTCCGAAATCACAACAGACAAAGACTCGGACACAATCGTACATGCAGTATCGAATCTTGCAAAAAACTTAGGAATGAATGTCGTCGCGGAAGGAGCAGAGACAGTAGAACAAGTTCAGCTGCTCATCGCTTCAGGCATCCATAGCATCCAAGGATTCTACTTTTCGCGTCCCTTGCCTGCCGATGAATGCCTCCAATTTCTAAAACAAAAGTTAGGAATTTCAGATTGA
- the pheT gene encoding phenylalanine--tRNA ligase subunit beta, whose translation MKLSINWIKDFIPLDSIPFPSVIEKINTSICEIDEVTDYQAHLTSVITVKILSSNKHPNAEKLSITQCTDGKQNYQIVTAATNINVGDIVPLALPGTKLEGKEILSSELRGVLSQGMYCSEKELGLATESSGVLIYPNHTTLGISIRSLYDWEDIILTIDNKSITHRPDLWSHFGFARELASQLNLKLRFNPLEIQETFTGGSGGIEVLSNQNAHAYFAVSITNVKVSQSSQKIKSRLSKCGIRSINNIVDVSNYILLEVGQPTHFFDRHRLKGTQFSVEFAKNSETFPLLDETNPLLTPEILLIRNSGEPVAIAGVMGGSGSAVINETIDLVLESAIFKREDIRKSIRKTGIRSESSVRYEKGLDPNTCLPVIRRAISLLKENGNPQLVCLTPQGFNHSSEKSVIIESSLSFLDSKIGKALNKTEISEILNKLGFEVNFKDQDVFTAKVPYYRHNYDVTIQEDLVEEIGRTIGYASIATKPLSLAVETPIRNPLRELERKIKFLFSTQLNFSEVYNYSFSSPKESLIEGETAEHLLAISNEMPETHSVLRMSLFPGLIRQAVSNQDRFETVDLFELGRTYHKLQKGNSLAEESRWIAFISLSQAKPNDLLSIESEFVALRQRLHELFLGLNLLQGTWEKTEKTYLHPNGALEYRYKGNTLCEFGILHTRLVDEYDLRRRAYIGKIDLLSLVNVWEDEGRISHFRAPSQFPQGQLDLSLLMDESEPTDPFLKSVSALKIQEMEEGFVQTIFRSNQIGEGKKSVTYRFKLMSYEKSFSQDRFKELSDTLVNLAKQSGYQLR comes from the coding sequence TTGAAGCTTTCAATCAATTGGATCAAAGACTTTATTCCTCTCGACAGCATTCCCTTTCCCTCGGTCATCGAAAAGATCAACACTTCTATATGTGAAATCGACGAAGTGACTGATTACCAAGCTCATTTAACGAGCGTCATTACTGTAAAAATTTTATCTTCAAACAAACATCCAAATGCTGAGAAACTATCCATCACTCAATGTACAGATGGAAAACAAAATTACCAGATTGTAACTGCCGCCACAAATATTAATGTAGGGGACATCGTTCCCTTGGCATTGCCTGGTACGAAATTAGAGGGGAAGGAGATCCTCTCCTCAGAACTCAGAGGAGTACTTTCGCAAGGCATGTACTGTTCCGAAAAAGAATTAGGATTGGCAACCGAATCTTCGGGAGTTCTCATCTATCCTAACCATACTACTTTGGGCATCAGCATACGCAGCTTATATGATTGGGAAGATATCATTTTAACCATCGACAACAAATCCATCACCCACCGACCAGATCTATGGTCTCATTTTGGATTTGCGCGGGAGCTTGCTTCTCAACTAAATCTCAAATTACGATTCAATCCTCTGGAGATTCAGGAGACGTTTACAGGCGGCTCGGGTGGCATCGAAGTCCTTTCCAATCAAAATGCCCATGCTTATTTTGCCGTTTCAATAACGAATGTAAAAGTTAGTCAATCCAGTCAAAAAATCAAATCTCGTTTAAGCAAATGTGGAATCCGTTCTATCAATAATATTGTAGATGTTTCCAATTATATTTTACTGGAAGTTGGACAACCTACCCATTTCTTCGATCGCCATCGACTAAAAGGAACTCAATTCAGTGTAGAATTTGCAAAAAATTCTGAAACCTTTCCATTGTTAGATGAAACAAATCCTTTATTAACTCCTGAAATTTTACTCATTCGAAATTCTGGCGAGCCCGTAGCCATTGCGGGAGTCATGGGTGGATCTGGTTCTGCCGTAATCAATGAAACTATTGATTTGGTATTGGAATCGGCTATTTTTAAACGGGAAGATATACGAAAGTCCATTCGAAAGACTGGAATTCGATCAGAGTCATCTGTTCGGTATGAAAAAGGTTTAGATCCAAACACATGTCTACCGGTTATCCGAAGGGCTATTTCCCTTTTGAAAGAAAATGGCAACCCACAATTGGTTTGTTTAACTCCACAAGGATTCAACCATTCGTCTGAGAAGTCTGTCATCATAGAAAGTAGTCTTTCCTTCCTAGATAGCAAAATAGGAAAGGCACTGAACAAAACAGAAATATCGGAAATCTTAAACAAACTTGGATTTGAAGTGAATTTCAAAGACCAAGATGTATTCACTGCCAAAGTACCTTACTACAGACACAATTATGATGTGACGATCCAGGAAGATTTGGTTGAAGAAATAGGAAGGACGATTGGCTATGCATCCATCGCAACAAAACCTCTTTCCTTAGCCGTGGAAACACCGATTCGTAACCCTTTACGAGAGTTAGAGAGAAAGATTAAATTTTTATTCTCAACACAACTCAATTTCTCTGAAGTTTATAACTATTCATTTTCATCTCCTAAAGAATCACTCATTGAAGGCGAAACTGCTGAACATCTTTTGGCCATTTCCAATGAAATGCCAGAAACTCATTCTGTGTTACGGATGAGTTTGTTTCCAGGATTGATCCGACAAGCGGTTAGCAACCAAGACCGCTTCGAAACTGTTGATCTTTTTGAGTTGGGACGTACATACCATAAATTACAAAAGGGAAATTCACTGGCAGAGGAAAGTAGATGGATAGCATTTATTTCCCTTAGCCAAGCCAAACCAAACGATCTGCTTTCCATCGAATCAGAGTTTGTTGCTCTTAGGCAGAGATTGCATGAGTTATTTCTTGGTTTAAATCTTTTACAAGGCACATGGGAAAAAACGGAAAAAACCTACCTCCACCCGAATGGAGCACTCGAGTACAGATACAAAGGAAATACTCTCTGTGAATTTGGTATCCTACACACTCGGTTAGTCGATGAATATGATCTCAGACGAAGAGCTTACATAGGAAAGATCGACCTACTCAGTCTCGTGAATGTTTGGGAAGATGAGGGAAGGATTTCACATTTTAGAGCACCATCCCAATTTCCGCAAGGGCAGCTAGACCTTTCCCTCCTAATGGACGAAAGTGAACCTACTGATCCTTTTTTGAAATCGGTTTCAGCTCTAAAGATACAAGAAATGGAAGAAGGATTTGTCCAAACAATCTTTCGAAGCAACCAAATAGGCGAAGGAAAAAAATCAGTGACCTATCGTTTCAAACTTATGTCGTATGAAAAATCCTTTAGCCAAGATCGATTCAAAGAATTGTCCGACACATTGGTAAACCTCGCCAAACAATCTGGATACCAATTGCGCTAA
- a CDS encoding FAD-dependent monooxygenase, protein MKETEILIIGAGPTGMVMSLALTKYGIQNIILERTNEIQKHPKAHEISGRTLEIIHSLGVSLKELVKEASDQETASKITFCKTIRSPFGSIDLQEPSIGKKYEGTYSISPPYLNISQTELETILRSHLSQKKSSTLALNMEWISSEEDSDGIVSCVKDLKTQELFQIRSQYLIACDGANSAVRNHLSIEMLGPKKLQDVVNVFFTDDLSNDLQIPAKLNWIFDARFPGVLIAHHPKKRWVYHHPIDLSWDRLENYDKAFFQKTLRTIIEKPDDYQFSISSIKHWQMSAQIAKTFFKNRIFLLGDAAHRFPPTGGLGLNSGVIDACNLSWKLKFVLHRNVSTSLLSTYELERKPVVRKNALESVKNWKRLLSIPKALGISLSLGIYLKRLIHAKILLVCFNHKRKQAFMDQIAYWANRKIESSLKDSRKKAKIKNAIQAQIPHFDRLNLDITYSYAKQTQGLVGRRFPHFFIGDRSSHSYLDSESIQAFVFGDNESNQILKSEMLLMGIPLTVHKVPNIDSPMQDLSIPKYGCVLVRPDGHVYAVQEDRNTSMTRGEFFSECIQRLMEGNAIWEDAIQKTKQRKQKMFIPAIISISLLCIALGLFSLMRPIDNPPKPANFDLVELSEGKLVDWYPSPKRIYGLGLVYAKHIEETASEYDPEIPPPIFEKELQSLAENKAEIPIPTNQDLVQSLVAFDPSVQAETIHAINNFSPLLDYEVELGFVLLEDVQIESLQSDLYSPKIAFFLANDVSARSLAIFGEGQKNRIAFWGLSKSFPKFLPVSDQIWIPKEWKPNLLPNLRLKTFVNGEERQNELVSNMIYTPKEMLRFIHKQYPDRKLEKNDMVIMGTPGGVAMQTSRIWIRFFDFLGIERNSKLKLALKKQRNRFLKDGDMVEMDGEGLGKLENKFIEKVGI, encoded by the coding sequence ATGAAAGAGACTGAAATTCTAATCATCGGTGCAGGCCCTACTGGCATGGTTATGTCTTTGGCACTAACGAAATATGGTATCCAAAATATTATCCTCGAACGAACAAATGAAATACAAAAACATCCCAAGGCGCACGAGATAAGTGGGAGAACATTGGAAATTATACATTCCTTGGGTGTCTCCTTAAAGGAATTAGTAAAGGAAGCAAGCGATCAGGAAACCGCTTCAAAGATTACATTCTGTAAAACGATCCGATCCCCTTTCGGCTCCATTGATCTCCAAGAACCATCGATCGGGAAAAAATACGAAGGAACCTACTCTATTTCGCCTCCGTACCTTAACATTTCGCAAACTGAGTTAGAGACCATACTACGCTCCCATCTGAGTCAAAAAAAATCATCTACTCTCGCGTTAAACATGGAGTGGATATCTTCGGAAGAAGATAGCGATGGCATTGTCAGTTGTGTGAAGGATTTAAAAACACAAGAGCTGTTTCAAATTCGTTCGCAGTACCTAATTGCTTGCGATGGCGCAAATTCGGCCGTTAGGAACCACCTTTCCATAGAAATGTTGGGGCCAAAAAAACTACAAGATGTTGTAAATGTCTTTTTCACAGATGACTTAAGCAATGATTTACAGATTCCCGCTAAACTCAATTGGATCTTCGATGCTCGATTTCCTGGTGTCCTCATCGCACATCACCCAAAAAAAAGATGGGTATACCACCACCCGATTGATCTGTCGTGGGATAGATTAGAAAACTATGATAAAGCTTTTTTTCAAAAGACACTGCGAACAATTATAGAAAAACCAGACGACTATCAATTTTCCATTTCTTCCATAAAACATTGGCAAATGAGTGCACAAATTGCTAAAACCTTTTTTAAAAATCGGATTTTTTTGTTAGGTGATGCAGCTCACCGATTTCCACCGACAGGTGGCCTGGGATTAAACTCCGGAGTCATTGATGCCTGCAATCTCTCTTGGAAATTAAAATTTGTTCTACATCGAAATGTATCCACGTCATTATTGTCTACGTATGAGTTAGAACGAAAGCCAGTCGTTAGAAAAAATGCTCTGGAAAGCGTTAAAAATTGGAAACGATTACTTTCCATTCCAAAAGCATTGGGGATTTCGCTCTCACTTGGAATATATCTCAAAAGATTGATTCATGCAAAGATCCTTTTAGTCTGTTTCAACCATAAGCGAAAACAGGCATTCATGGATCAGATTGCCTATTGGGCAAACCGCAAAATCGAAAGTTCTTTGAAAGATTCTCGTAAAAAGGCCAAAATAAAAAATGCAATCCAAGCTCAAATCCCTCATTTCGATCGACTCAATTTGGACATTACGTACTCTTATGCCAAGCAAACCCAAGGCTTGGTTGGAAGGAGATTTCCTCACTTTTTTATTGGGGACAGATCCAGTCATAGCTATCTAGATTCCGAGTCCATACAAGCTTTTGTCTTTGGTGACAATGAATCCAATCAAATTTTGAAATCTGAAATGCTGTTAATGGGAATTCCACTAACAGTACATAAAGTACCCAATATAGATAGTCCGATGCAAGATCTCTCTATTCCCAAATATGGATGTGTTTTGGTAAGACCTGATGGACATGTGTATGCTGTTCAAGAGGATAGAAACACTTCAATGACAAGAGGAGAATTTTTCTCCGAATGCATCCAAAGGCTAATGGAGGGTAACGCAATATGGGAAGATGCCATTCAAAAAACTAAGCAAAGGAAACAAAAAATGTTCATTCCGGCAATTATTTCTATTTCACTACTATGTATCGCTTTAGGACTTTTTAGTCTTATGAGGCCTATTGACAACCCTCCCAAACCAGCTAATTTTGATTTGGTGGAATTATCGGAAGGGAAATTGGTGGATTGGTATCCTAGTCCCAAGCGAATATACGGCCTCGGACTCGTTTATGCAAAACACATTGAGGAAACAGCAAGTGAGTATGATCCCGAGATACCACCACCAATCTTTGAAAAGGAGTTGCAAAGTTTAGCAGAAAACAAAGCCGAGATTCCGATTCCCACAAACCAAGACTTAGTCCAATCTTTGGTCGCGTTTGACCCCAGTGTGCAAGCAGAGACAATCCATGCTATCAACAATTTCTCACCACTCTTAGATTACGAGGTGGAACTCGGTTTTGTATTGTTAGAAGATGTTCAAATAGAGTCGCTTCAGTCGGATCTTTACTCTCCCAAGATCGCTTTCTTTCTCGCAAATGATGTCTCAGCTAGATCCTTAGCGATCTTCGGGGAAGGACAAAAAAACCGCATTGCCTTTTGGGGGCTTTCTAAGAGTTTTCCTAAATTTTTACCTGTATCGGATCAGATTTGGATTCCTAAAGAATGGAAACCCAACTTACTTCCTAACCTCAGATTGAAAACTTTCGTGAATGGCGAGGAGAGGCAAAATGAATTGGTGTCCAATATGATTTACACCCCAAAAGAAATGCTTCGATTCATCCACAAGCAGTATCCAGATAGAAAACTAGAAAAAAATGATATGGTGATTATGGGAACTCCCGGTGGTGTAGCGATGCAAACTTCGCGAATTTGGATTCGTTTTTTCGATTTTTTAGGGATTGAGAGAAATAGTAAACTCAAACTTGCTCTAAAGAAGCAAAGAAACCGTTTTTTAAAGGATGGAGACATGGTGGAGATGGATGGGGAGGGATTAGGCAAATTAGAAAATAAATTCATAGAAAAAGTCGGAATTTAG
- a CDS encoding amidohydrolase family protein, protein MLERIAGRIATHESVYEGTIEFDPSTGYITKVIEGIDPQAKRYSEDCVIFPGFGDIHIHAREDVSGKHCYKEDFVSAGKAAINGGVVHVADMPNNPIPPINDSSYAEKVALTHKSPIHITLYAGIGPETQPLSTKVPYKVFMGPSIGELFFESNEALEQVIQRYRGQDVSFHCEDPEVLVANKNKPTHEERRPVQAETLATDFALMLIEKYELKGKLCHYSTKEGLQKIIAAKKRGVSVSCEVTPTHLMFDTDMLTPENRLWFQMNPPLRGREDREAMLQGVLDGYVDFLATDHAPHSIEEKQKGTSGISQLDTYSLFVTYMISTLKVPLTTIAKICSKNPGDFVKPYLPKKFGKGFGVINEGYAANFSILNLKKPFIFEKRMIKSKSGWSPFEGFEFPGSIEAVYFLGKLIDAE, encoded by the coding sequence ATGTTAGAAAGAATCGCAGGTCGCATAGCAACTCATGAATCCGTTTATGAAGGTACGATTGAGTTTGATCCTAGCACTGGTTATATTACAAAAGTTATCGAAGGAATCGATCCACAAGCAAAACGATATTCAGAAGATTGTGTGATCTTTCCAGGTTTTGGCGATATTCACATCCATGCTCGAGAAGATGTCTCAGGGAAACATTGTTACAAAGAAGACTTTGTCTCTGCAGGTAAGGCCGCTATCAACGGTGGTGTGGTTCATGTAGCGGATATGCCAAACAATCCAATTCCACCAATCAATGATAGTTCCTATGCAGAGAAAGTCGCACTCACACACAAATCTCCCATCCACATCACACTCTATGCAGGCATAGGTCCAGAAACCCAACCCTTATCTACAAAAGTCCCGTACAAAGTTTTTATGGGACCTTCCATTGGTGAGTTATTTTTTGAAAGCAATGAGGCATTGGAACAAGTGATCCAAAGATACCGAGGCCAAGATGTTTCTTTCCATTGTGAAGATCCAGAGGTTTTGGTAGCCAACAAAAACAAACCGACACATGAAGAAAGACGTCCCGTACAAGCTGAGACCTTGGCCACAGACTTTGCACTAATGCTCATCGAAAAGTATGAACTAAAAGGGAAACTCTGCCACTATTCCACAAAAGAGGGCCTGCAAAAGATCATCGCAGCAAAGAAAAGGGGAGTTTCTGTAAGCTGCGAAGTCACACCAACCCATTTGATGTTTGATACCGATATGTTGACGCCAGAAAATAGACTTTGGTTCCAAATGAACCCTCCTTTACGGGGAAGAGAAGACCGTGAAGCTATGTTGCAGGGTGTCCTGGACGGATATGTGGACTTTTTGGCAACTGACCACGCGCCTCACAGCATTGAAGAAAAGCAAAAAGGTACAAGCGGAATCTCTCAATTAGATACATATTCGCTCTTCGTAACATATATGATTTCAACTCTCAAAGTGCCCTTGACGACAATTGCAAAGATTTGCTCGAAAAATCCTGGGGATTTCGTAAAACCCTATCTTCCCAAAAAGTTTGGGAAGGGGTTTGGAGTCATTAATGAAGGTTATGCGGCAAATTTTTCTATACTTAATTTAAAAAAACCCTTTATATTTGAAAAAAGAATGATAAAAAGTAAGTCAGGCTGGTCTCCCTTTGAAGGATTTGAATTTCCGGGGTCGATCGAGGCTGTTTACTTTTTAGGCAAATTGATAGATGCGGAATGA